In Elusimicrobiota bacterium, the genomic stretch GGTTTACCTACCCTTGCTGATTTATCCAGAGAACTCAAAGATAATCCACAAATTGCACAACTATGTGGCTTTAATTCTTTCCCATCTAAAGAACGGTTTTCTGCCTTCCTGAGAACTACTCCCAATCAGTTATTTCAGTCAATCCGTGTCAATTTAGTCAAAAAACTAATCCAACTTAAACAAATTTCAACTAATTTTATTTCCTGTGATTCTTGCCCTGTATTTGCTCCTGTAAAAGAAAACAATCTCAGAACCTATGTCAATAATCGCTATGACAAAACTAAAATACTAAAAGGTGACCGCGATTCTAAGTTGGGTGCATACACAATTTATACCGACCAGAAAAAACCTGATTTCTTCTGGGGTTATCGTAATCATATTGTCAATGACGCTATATCTGAATTACCAATAGCAGAAATCACCAAACCAAATACCACCGGGGATTCAACTGTATTTATCCCACAATTTACTACTGTTAAACAAACTTTCAAGTCAAAAATAGACGCAGTAATCGCAGATGCCGCCTATGATTCTTATCCAAACATAGAATTCGTTGTTAAAGAATTAGAAGCAAAACCAATCATCGCTAAAAATCCAAGAGGCGGTTGCACTATTGAATTTGAACTTTCATCGTCAGGCCAGCCAATCTGCATTGCCGGTATTCCAATGCTTTCTCGTGGAATTTTTTATGACAAAGAACAAAAGCGATGGCGACATAAATTTATTTGTCGTATTAAAGGTTCTAAAAAGTTTGCTCAAAAAATTCCTCTTTGCCCTTGGAATCATCGTAAGTTTATTGACAATCGCTATGGATGTTGTGTCAATTTGCGCGTAGATGTTGACCAATCTATCAGACAATCCATTGATTATGGTTCTGAATCTTTCAAAAAACTTTATAATTTGCGAACTTCATCTGAGAGAGTTTTTTCTAGACTTTTAACTTTCT encodes the following:
- a CDS encoding transposase; this translates as MFQPLLVLSYPSKEQLKKFELIFSNVYFPEDNYTTGRKPHSKSALLRAVLYKNLRGLPTLADLSRELKDNPQIAQLCGFNSFPSKERFSAFLRTTPNQLFQSIRVNLVKKLIQLKQISTNFISCDSCPVFAPVKENNLRTYVNNRYDKTKILKGDRDSKLGAYTIYTDQKKPDFFWGYRNHIVNDAISELPIAEITKPNTTGDSTVFIPQFTTVKQTFKSKIDAVIADAAYDSYPNIEFVVKELEAKPIIAKNPRGGCTIEFELSSSGQPICIAGIPMLSRGIFYDKEQKRWRHKFICRIKGSKKFAQKIPLCPWNHRKFIDNRYGCCVNLRVDVDQSIRQSIDYGSESFKKLYNLRTSSERVFSRLLTFCMQYPTVKGLNAVSNFCTIAHITILIIALTAVKTGHKDKIRFVKSLFPYL